One Mycolicibacterium sp. TUM20985 genomic window, GTCCTCGTTGTAGAACGGCAGTTCACCCAGTCGGTCGAAGAGTTGCAACGACACGTCCGCCGGGGCCGACTCCTCGGCCACCTCGGCCAGCTGTCGGTTCACCGATGCCGCGCGCAGACTGCCCACCAGTACCAATACCTTCACGTCAGCCATGTTCGGTCGACCTTCCCGTCAGTTGATTCCGATCCTCGCACAGGATAACCGGACCATAGTCCGATTCATTCCGGCTGGGCTAAAGTGCAGGCATGACCATTGGTGATGGGCTCACCGGGCTGCCGGTCATCGACTCCGCGCCCATCGAACGGGGTGACGCCGCCCGCAACCGCGCCCTGCTGCTGGCCGCCGCCCGCCGCCTGGTCGACGAACACGGCGCGGACGCCGTGACGATGGACGACGTCGCCGCCGCCGCCGGAGTCGGCAAGGGCACGCTCTTCCGACGCTTCGGTAGCCGGGCCGGTCTCATGATCGTGCTCCTCGACGAAGACGAGAAGACCGAACAGCAGGCGTTCATGTTCGGCCCCCCGCCGTTGGGGCCCGGCGCACCGCCGCTGACGCGACTTCTCGCCTACGGCCGCGGGCGCCTCCGCTTCACCTGGGATCACCGCGTGTTGCTCTCCGACGCCAACAGCGATCCGCAGACGCGGTTCAACGCGCCCGCCACGCTGCATCGCCGCCACGTCCGGGTGCTGCTCGAGGCCGCGGAAACGACGGGTGACCTCGACGCGCAGACCGATGCCCTCCTGGCCCTGCTCGACGCCGACCACGTCGTTCACGAGGTCAACGACATGGGCCGCAGCCTCGAGCAGCAGGGCGATGCCTGGGAAAGCGTGGCGCGCAAGCTGTGTGGGCGGTGAGACCATGTGGGTGTTGCACGTCGACCTGGACCAGTTCCTCGCATCGGTCGAACTCCGGCGGCGCCCCGAACTCGTCGGCCTGCCCCTGATCGTCGGCGGGAACGGCGACCCTGCCGAACCCCGCAAGGTGGTGACGTGCGCGTCATACGAAGCGCGCGAGTACGGCGTCCGTGCGGGCATGCCGCTGCGCGCGGCCGCCCGCAAGTGCCCGGACGCGACGTTCCTGCCGTCCGACCCGGCAGCCTACGACGAGGCATCAGAGCAGGTGATGGCGTTGCTGCGGGATCTCGGCCATCCCCTCGAGGTATGGGGCTGGGACGAGGCGTACCTCGGCGCCGACGTCACCGATCCCTACGCGCTGGCCGAACACGTTCGCCGGGTCGTGGAAGCCGAGACGGGACTGTCGTGTTCGGTGGGCATCAGTGACAACAAGCAGCGGGCGAAGGTGGCGACCGGCTTCGGCAAACCGGCCGGCGTCTTCCGTCTGACCGACGACAACTGGATGACGGTGATGGGCGACCGTGGCGTCGACGCGCTCTGGGGAGTCGGCCCCAAGACCGCCAAAAGACTTGCCGCCCTGGGTATCACGACCGTCGCCAACCTCGCCGCCACCGACTCCGAGGTGCTCGTCTCGGCGTTCGGACCGACGACGGGTTTGTGGCTTCTGTTGCTGGCCAAGGGCGGTGGCGACGACACCGTCAGCGCCGAACCGTGGGTACCCCGATCGCGGAGTCACGTCGTCACCTTCCCCGAGGATCTGACCGAACGAGCCACGATGGACGACGCGATCGCCGACCTGGCGCGCCAGACACTCGACGAGGTCGTCGCGCAGGGCCGCACGGTGACCCGTGTCGCCGTCACGGTTCGCACCAGCACGTTCTTCACCAGGACCAAGATCCGCAAGCTCGGCGAGGCGGGCATCGACGAGTCGGTCATCGTCGACACCGCGCTGTCCGTCTTCCATCGGTTCGAATTGGATCGCCCGGTAAGACTGCTCGGCGTCCGCCTCGAACTGGCCATGCCATCGGCGGCTGCTCCTGCTGTCACCGGGGGGACCTAGCCTCGACTCCATGTTGCACACCGTCGCGATCCGCGGCTACCGATCGATGCGCGACGTCGTCATCCCGCTGACGCGTCTCACCGTGGTCACCGGTGCCAACGGGACGGGCAAGTCGTCGGTGTACCGGGCGCTGCGCCTGCTCGCGGACTGCGGCCGCGGCGAGGTGATCGGTTCGCTGGCGCGTGAGGGCGGCCTGGAGTCGGTGCTGTGGGCAGGACCGGAGAACGTCGGCGGTGCCCGGCGCACCGGACGAAGCGAGGGCACCACGCGCACGCGACCGATCTCGCTCGAACTCGGTTACGCCTCAGATGATTTCGGCTATCTAATCGATCTTGGCCTGCCGCAGGACACCGGGCTCCGCTCGCTGTTCGCCCGTGACCCGGAGATCAAACGGGAGGCGGTGTTCGCAGGTCCCCGATTGCGGCCGAGCTCGACGTTGGTCAGCCGAGTGCGTGACTACGCCGAGGTCGCGTCCGAATCCGGCCGCGGATTCGACGAGCTCACCCGCTCCCTGCCCGCCTACCGCAGCGTGCTGGCCGAATACGCCCATCCCGGCGCGCTGCCCGAAGTGGCCTCCGTTCGGAATCGGTTGCGCGACTGGCGTTTCTACGACGGGTTCCGAGTCGACCCCGACGCACCGGCGCGGCGGCCTCGCATCGGCACCCGCACGCCGGTGCTGTCCGACGACGGCGGCGACCTGGCCGCTGCCGTCCAGACGATCGTCGAGGCCGGGTTCGACGACCTGCCGCGGGCCGTCGCCGACGCCTTCGACGGAGCCGAGGTGTCGGTCGCGGTTCATGACGGCCTCTTCGAGCTGCGACTGCACCAACGCGGCATGTTGCGACCCCTGCGCGCCGCCGAGTTGTCCGACGGCACTTTGCGATTCCTCCTATGGGCCGCCGCGCTGCTCGGGCCGAAACCGCCCTCGCTGATGGTGCTCAACGAACCCGAGACGTCCCTGCACCCCGACCTGGTGGCACCGCTGGCGACGATGATCCGCACGGCGGCGGCCACCACCCAAGTCGTCGTCGTCACCCATTCGCTGGCCATGCGCGAGCATCTGACCACTGAGGACTCCAGCGAGATCGAGCTCCACAAGGAGTGGGGTGAGACCCGCATCGAGGGTCAGACGAGGCTCGACGCGCCCCAGTGGGACTGGGGCAAGCGCTGACCGACGCGTTGGCCTGAACCGGTCCTAGCTCGCCGGTCTCGACTCATCCGGCTTGGAGGGTCGCAGGGCGCGCGTGAAGATCACGTTCACCCGTCGCATCGCGAAGCTGTACGGCAACCACGCGAAGCGCTTGAAGGCGTAGAGCGCGCGGATGTCGTGCGAGGTGTAGATGAGGAACCGATTGCGGGCCATTCCGCGAAGCATCTTGTCCGCCACCAACTCCGGGGTGACGGCGTGGCCACTGAACCGGTCCACCCACTTGCGCACCTGCGGGTGATCCCTGTCCACGCCGGCGATCTCCACCGAGTCGACCAGCGGTGTGCGCACGGCGCCCGGCACGACCACCGAAACTCCGATGCCGTGTCGGGCCAGGTCGAAGCGCAGCACCTCGCTGACGCCCAGCAGGCCGTACTTGCTCGCGCTGTACGCGGCGTGCCACGGCAGCGCCACCAGGCCGGCCGCCGACGCGACGTTGACGAGACTGCCGCCCCGGCCCGCGGCCACCATCGGCGGCACGAACGCCTCGATGACGTGGATGGGACCCATCAGGTTGATGGCGACCATCGATTCCCAGTGTCGGTGGCTCAAGTGGCTCACCGTGCCCCACGCCGACACGCCGGCGATGTTCATCACCACGTCCATGCTCGGGTGTGCGCTGTGGATGTCGGCGGCGAACGCCGCCACCTCGTCGTAGCTGGAGACGTCGAGGGTGCGGTGCGCCGAGACCACCGCGCCGAGCGCCCGGGCATCGGCGACCGTCTGGGCCAAGCCTTCGGCATTGCGGTCGGTGAGGAACAGTTCAGCGCCCTCGGCAGCCAGCTTCAGCGCCGTCGATCGCCCGATTCCGCTGGCGGCCCCCGTGAGGAAGCACCGCTTGCCCGCAAATCCCTGCGCCATGTTCGCGACCTTAGTACCGCTCAACTCGGGGCCAAGCTCCCGCCACCCCACAGCGCGTTCAGCCAGAGCCGCTCGAGCACCTCGAGGGCCCGGCCGGGGTCGGAGCCCCGTCCGACGAAACCGGAGTCGTGCGACAGGGTCATCGCCGACGTCGCCGTCAGCATGCGCACGAGTGCCGTCAGGTCGTCGGTGATGGGTCGCGCCCCCGCGTCCTGCTTGATGAGGCCGACGATCTTCTCGATGACGCCGTCCTCGAAGTCGTTCATGATCTCGCGGATCTGGGCGTCGGTGTTCTGAGCGAGCGTGCAGGCCCGCATGATGGGGTCATTGCTCGCGAAGACCGCCGCCGCGCTGCCCACCATGCGCTTGGCGAACTCCGAGGGCGTCTCGTCCGGCTCACGCGGCGCGAAGTCGTGGGTGAGCTTGTCGAGTTCCTCCATCACGTCCGCGACGATCACTGCGAGCACCGCGTATTTCGAGTCGAAGTAGAAGTAGAAGCCCGAACGCGCGACTCCCGCGCGCTCGCTGATACTGCTGACCGACAGGTCCGAGAAGGCCTTGAACTCGAGCAACTCGCGAACGGCGCCCAGGATCGCCTCACGCTGGAGGTCACCGCGGCTGCGGCGGACCTCGCGGGGAACCGATTCGGCGCTCATGACGGACAACCTTCGCACTGCCGCCATGCCAGAGCAAAACTTGACATGCGTCAAGTGTGACCTACAGGATGGGCGCATCGAGTGAGATCGACCACACCCGTCCTCGGCCCAGGAGCTTGTCATGGCGACCATCAGTACCCCGGACTATTTGCTCGACCAAGCGAAGCGGCGGTTTACGCCGTCCATCAACAACTTCCCTTGCTTGGGCACCCTGGAGCGCAAACTGCTGCGCACCGAGTTCAAGCGGACCCTCCTGGCCGAACCGCCCGCGGGCAGCGGCCTCAAACCGGTGATGGGTGACGCTGGCCTGCCGGTCCTCGGCCACATGGTCGAGATGTTCCGCGGCGGCCCGGATTACCTCATGCACCTGTACCGCACCAAGGGCCAGGTCTACTACGCCGACTCCCCCGTGCTGCCCGCGGTGACGGCACTGGGACCCGATGCCGCACAAGCGATCTACTCCAACCGCAACAAGGACTTCTCGCAGGAGGGGTGGATTCCCGTCATCGGGCCATTCTTCCACCGCGGCCTGATGCTCCTGGACTTCGACGAACACATGTTCCACCGCCGGATCATGCAGGAGGCGTTCGTTCGCACGCGCCTGGTCGGCTATACCGAGCAGGTCGACACGGTGGTCTCGAAGGTGATTGCGAGCGACTGGGTCGCCGACGATCCGCGCTTCCTGCTGTACCCAGCGATGAAGCAGATGACCCTCGACATTGCCTCGATGGTGTTCATGGGCCATGAACCGGGCACCGACCACGAACTGGTGACCAAGGTCAACAACGCCTTCACCACGACGGTCCGCGCCGGGAACGCGATCATTCGCAACGGCGTGCCGCCCTTCACGTGGTGGCGTGGTCTGCAGGCCAGGAAGCTGCTGGAGACCTACTTCGAGGCACGCGTGCAGGAGCGTCGCGGAGCGGAGGGTTCGGACCTGCTGACGGTGCTCTGCCAGACCGAGGACGACGACGGCAACAAGTTCTCCGACGCCGACATCGTGAACCACATGATCTTCCTGATGATGGCGGCGCATGACACGTCCACGTCGACGGCCACCACGATGGCGTACTTCCTGGCCCAGAACCCCGAGTGGCAGGACCGCTGCCGCGATGAATCTGACCGTCTCGGTGACGGGCCCGTCGACATCGAGTCGTTGGAGAAGCTCGAATCCCTCGACCTCGTCATGAACGAGTCGCTCCGACTGGTCACTCCCGTCCAATGGGCGATGCGGCGCGCCGTCCGCGACACCGATCTGTTGGGGTATCACATTCCCAAGGGCACCAACGTGATTGCCTACCCCGGCCTCAATCACCGGTTGCCCGAGTTCTGGACCGATCCGATGAAGTTCGACCCCGACCGGTTCGCCGAACCGCGCAGCGAGCACAAGAAGCACCGCTACGCCTTCACACCCTTCGGCGGCGGTTCGCACAAGTGCATCGGCATGATGTTCGGCCAGCTCGAGGTGAAGGTGATCATGCACCGGCTGCTCCGCAAGTACCGGCTGGAACTCGCCCATCCCGGCCGTGAGCAGAAGTGGGACTACGGCGGCATGCCCGTGCCGATGGACGGAATGCCAATCATCCTGCGCCCGCTGCGCTGATCGCCTGGGTCAGGCGGTTCGCACAGGCCACCACCGCCTGCAACGCAGACTGCACCGGGTCCGTCGAGAGGCCCATCGCCCACTCGTCGTACACACCGTCGGTGCCCCGGATGAACGTCGCCGTGCCGCCGTCGGCGGTGCGCTGGTGGAACGCCCGTATCTCGACGGCGATGCCGAGCTCGTGAAGCATCGAGGTCAGGGCGGCGACCGGTCCGCTCGCCGCGACCCTGGACGTGCCGATGCGGTCACCGACG contains:
- a CDS encoding TetR/AcrR family transcriptional regulator; the encoded protein is MSAESVPREVRRSRGDLQREAILGAVRELLEFKAFSDLSVSSISERAGVARSGFYFYFDSKYAVLAVIVADVMEELDKLTHDFAPREPDETPSEFAKRMVGSAAAVFASNDPIMRACTLAQNTDAQIREIMNDFEDGVIEKIVGLIKQDAGARPITDDLTALVRMLTATSAMTLSHDSGFVGRGSDPGRALEVLERLWLNALWGGGSLAPS
- a CDS encoding cytochrome P450, producing MATISTPDYLLDQAKRRFTPSINNFPCLGTLERKLLRTEFKRTLLAEPPAGSGLKPVMGDAGLPVLGHMVEMFRGGPDYLMHLYRTKGQVYYADSPVLPAVTALGPDAAQAIYSNRNKDFSQEGWIPVIGPFFHRGLMLLDFDEHMFHRRIMQEAFVRTRLVGYTEQVDTVVSKVIASDWVADDPRFLLYPAMKQMTLDIASMVFMGHEPGTDHELVTKVNNAFTTTVRAGNAIIRNGVPPFTWWRGLQARKLLETYFEARVQERRGAEGSDLLTVLCQTEDDDGNKFSDADIVNHMIFLMMAAHDTSTSTATTMAYFLAQNPEWQDRCRDESDRLGDGPVDIESLEKLESLDLVMNESLRLVTPVQWAMRRAVRDTDLLGYHIPKGTNVIAYPGLNHRLPEFWTDPMKFDPDRFAEPRSEHKKHRYAFTPFGGGSHKCIGMMFGQLEVKVIMHRLLRKYRLELAHPGREQKWDYGGMPVPMDGMPIILRPLR
- a CDS encoding DNA polymerase IV, giving the protein MWVLHVDLDQFLASVELRRRPELVGLPLIVGGNGDPAEPRKVVTCASYEAREYGVRAGMPLRAAARKCPDATFLPSDPAAYDEASEQVMALLRDLGHPLEVWGWDEAYLGADVTDPYALAEHVRRVVEAETGLSCSVGISDNKQRAKVATGFGKPAGVFRLTDDNWMTVMGDRGVDALWGVGPKTAKRLAALGITTVANLAATDSEVLVSAFGPTTGLWLLLLAKGGGDDTVSAEPWVPRSRSHVVTFPEDLTERATMDDAIADLARQTLDEVVAQGRTVTRVAVTVRTSTFFTRTKIRKLGEAGIDESVIVDTALSVFHRFELDRPVRLLGVRLELAMPSAAAPAVTGGT
- a CDS encoding TetR/AcrR family transcriptional regulator gives rise to the protein MTIGDGLTGLPVIDSAPIERGDAARNRALLLAAARRLVDEHGADAVTMDDVAAAAGVGKGTLFRRFGSRAGLMIVLLDEDEKTEQQAFMFGPPPLGPGAPPLTRLLAYGRGRLRFTWDHRVLLSDANSDPQTRFNAPATLHRRHVRVLLEAAETTGDLDAQTDALLALLDADHVVHEVNDMGRSLEQQGDAWESVARKLCGR
- a CDS encoding 2-isopropylmalate synthase, yielding MSDDAFIDRYAPTSGPLRVRHWQCLDAERPATRWGPQARNYQATVAVGDRIGTSRVAASGPVAALTSMLHELGIAVEIRAFHQRTADGGTATFIRGTDGVYDEWAMGLSTDPVQSALQAVVACANRLTQAISAAGAG
- a CDS encoding SDR family oxidoreductase, which encodes MAQGFAGKRCFLTGAASGIGRSTALKLAAEGAELFLTDRNAEGLAQTVADARALGAVVSAHRTLDVSSYDEVAAFAADIHSAHPSMDVVMNIAGVSAWGTVSHLSHRHWESMVAINLMGPIHVIEAFVPPMVAAGRGGSLVNVASAAGLVALPWHAAYSASKYGLLGVSEVLRFDLARHGIGVSVVVPGAVRTPLVDSVEIAGVDRDHPQVRKWVDRFSGHAVTPELVADKMLRGMARNRFLIYTSHDIRALYAFKRFAWLPYSFAMRRVNVIFTRALRPSKPDESRPAS
- a CDS encoding AAA family ATPase; the encoded protein is MLHTVAIRGYRSMRDVVIPLTRLTVVTGANGTGKSSVYRALRLLADCGRGEVIGSLAREGGLESVLWAGPENVGGARRTGRSEGTTRTRPISLELGYASDDFGYLIDLGLPQDTGLRSLFARDPEIKREAVFAGPRLRPSSTLVSRVRDYAEVASESGRGFDELTRSLPAYRSVLAEYAHPGALPEVASVRNRLRDWRFYDGFRVDPDAPARRPRIGTRTPVLSDDGGDLAAAVQTIVEAGFDDLPRAVADAFDGAEVSVAVHDGLFELRLHQRGMLRPLRAAELSDGTLRFLLWAAALLGPKPPSLMVLNEPETSLHPDLVAPLATMIRTAAATTQVVVVTHSLAMREHLTTEDSSEIELHKEWGETRIEGQTRLDAPQWDWGKR